A region from the Cannabis sativa cultivar Pink pepper isolate KNU-18-1 chromosome 9, ASM2916894v1, whole genome shotgun sequence genome encodes:
- the LOC133031406 gene encoding uncharacterized protein LOC133031406: MAGEARKLQLNELEEMRLFSYENAKLFKENTKKWHDKRIQPRVFEKGQRVLLFNSRLRLFPGKLKSRWSGPFTITKVYPHGAVDVCNEQSGKEFKVNGQRLKHYLGGEVDRAKTSITLEDA, encoded by the coding sequence ATGGCGGGGGAAGCTCGAAAGTTACAATTGAATGAGCTTGAGGAAATGAGGTTGTTTTCGTATGAGAATGCCAaactttttaaagaaaataccaAGAAGTGGCATGACAAAAGAATTCAACCTCGAGTGTTTGAGAAAGGGCAGCGAGTTTTGCTCTTTAACTCGCGGTTGAGGTTATTTCCGGGCAAATTGAAGTCTCGTTGGTCGGGCCCATTCACCATAACCAAAGTTTATCCTCATGGAGCTGTGGATGTTTGTAATGAGCAATCCGGAAAGGAATTTAAAGTGAATGGGCAGCGTCTAAAGCATTATCTTGGTGGTGAGGTCGATCGAGCAAAAACCTCAATCACTTTGGAGGATGCATGA